Proteins encoded together in one Quercus lobata isolate SW786 chromosome 3, ValleyOak3.0 Primary Assembly, whole genome shotgun sequence window:
- the LOC115980523 gene encoding uncharacterized protein LOC115980523, producing MFHYCCEGLDLPFQGSGLWFVALIVGGGCHRAGTTRWKTEVIDSLFIPQEAELIKSIPLSATLPADKIVWTETTNENFTVRSAYKLAASLFKSTTCGTTSDGSLLRKFWKKIWSLPVPHKVRHFCWHACRDTLPTKVKLKRRNVIAEDLCVCCHDMAETTGHVFWGCTKAQETWAATKLQLLPADVHIDSFQDLLWFVMVTNAVGVEKCSQLVITAWALWSKRNEIHYGGEAKTGPALALWAANYLLEYRSAMDLDTAVASDPILHLPEAQPRFAVDLDIVVASDPVLHLPEAQPRWSSIHIKEASGNWCCAEKLKFQRGHLKWKLKPIEADLLLARNLGLRDGVLEGDSLTISNAVKRSALSPTFVVTVVEGIHELGAEIGVVNFSHVRRIGNKPAHILARQAQNLVNDIIWIEEIPYYIQQALIQDVLVL from the exons GAACAACAAGGTGGAAAACTGAAGTGATTGACAGCCTTTTTATTCCTCAAGAAGCTGAATTAATCAAGAGTATTCCTTTGAGTGCTACTCTACCAGCAGATAAAATTGTTTGGACTGAAACTACCAATGAAAATTTCACTGTTAGGAGTGCTTATAAATTAGCGGCTAGTTTGTTTAAATCTACAACCTGTGGAACTACTTCTGATGGTAGTTTATTGAGGAAgttttggaagaaaatttggTCTTTGCCCGTTCCTCATAAGGTGCGACACTTTTGTTGGCATGCTTGCCGTGACACTTTACCAACCAAAGTTAAGTTAAAGAGGCGTAATGTCATTGCTGAAGACCTGTGTGTTTGCTGTCATGATATGGCTGAGACAACTGGTCACGTTTTTTGGGGCTGTACTAAAGCACAGGAGACTTGGGCTGCAACAAAATTACAACTTCTGCCTGCGGATGTTCATATTGACTCGTTTCAAGATCTACTATGGTTTGTCATGGTGACTAATGCAGTTGGTGTGGAAAAATGTTCACAACTTGTAATTACTGCATGGGCACTCTGGAGTAAAAGGAATGAGATTCATTATGGTGGTGAAGCCAAAACAGGTCCGGCCTTGGCTCTTTGGGCAGCAAATTATCTTCTGGAATATCGGTCTGCAATGGATTTAGATACTGCTGTTGCATCAGACCCGATTTTGCACTTACCTGAAGCACAGCCACGGTTTGCAGTGGATTTAGATATTGTTGTTGCATCAGACCCGGTTCTGCACTTACCTGAAGCACAGCCACG atGGAGCTCTATTCACATCAAAGAAGCAAGCGGGAATTGGTGTTGTGCAGAAAAATTAAAGTTCCAGCGGGGACACTTGAAGTGGAAACTAAAGCCTATTGAGGCAGATCTGTTACTAGCAAGAAATTTGGGGCTGCGAGATGGGGTGTTGGAAGGTGATTCCTTGACAATATCCAATGCTGTCAAACGATCTGCACTATCGCCCACCTTTGTTGTTACTGTTGTGGAAGGCATTCATGAGTTAGGTGCTGAAATTGGTGTTGTCAATTTTTCTCATGTACGCAGGATTGGCAATAAGCCAGCCCACATTCTAGCAAGACAAGCTCAAAACCTTGTCAATGATATCATTTGGATTGAAGAGATTCCTTATTATATTCAACAAGCTCTTATCCAGGATGTTCTTGTATTGTGA